Proteins from a genomic interval of Deltaproteobacteria bacterium:
- a CDS encoding ABC transporter ATP-binding protein, whose translation MNPLVEVNDVTKTFNAGRQNEFTALRNITLTIPGDMITVLKGPSGSGKTTLLSLIGCMARPTSGRIRLKDRETTSLPERFLSAIRRQTYGFIFQNFNLIKGMTVLDNVMIPAYPTGRPYKEVKEAAIRNLERLKIAGKANQKVEHLSGGEQQRVAIARALINDPEIIIADEPTAHLDSELARNILEILWALKTEGKPAIITSHDPIVCESDVVDHLVEMRDGRLVDRKFLK comes from the coding sequence ATGAATCCCCTTGTCGAAGTCAACGATGTCACCAAGACGTTCAACGCGGGCCGTCAGAACGAGTTCACGGCCCTCAGGAACATCACCCTGACCATTCCGGGCGACATGATCACGGTGTTGAAAGGTCCCAGCGGTTCGGGCAAAACCACCCTTCTTTCCCTCATCGGCTGTATGGCCCGTCCTACTTCCGGACGAATCCGGCTGAAGGATCGTGAGACCACCAGCCTGCCCGAACGGTTTCTATCCGCGATCCGAAGGCAAACGTACGGCTTCATTTTTCAGAATTTCAATTTGATCAAGGGAATGACCGTTCTGGACAATGTGATGATACCGGCTTACCCCACGGGACGGCCCTATAAGGAAGTGAAAGAAGCAGCGATTAGGAATCTCGAGCGATTGAAGATCGCGGGCAAGGCCAATCAGAAAGTGGAGCACCTGTCAGGAGGAGAGCAGCAGAGGGTGGCCATTGCGAGGGCTCTGATCAACGACCCGGAAATCATCATCGCTGACGAGCCTACGGCTCATCTGGATTCAGAGTTGGCCCGGAACATTCTGGAAATCCTTTGGGCCCTGAAAACCGAAGGTAAGCCCGCCATCATCACCAGCCACGACCCCATCGTGTGCGAATCGGATGTGGTGGATCACCTGGTGGAGATGAGGGACGGCCGGCTCGTCGACCGGAAATTTCTGAAATGA
- a CDS encoding efflux RND transporter periplasmic adaptor subunit — protein sequence MMDQQKTARSDTWNTIRPFFKRHVKAAGALCLVLTFLGGYWIRGDTRPELTAPTPEELAKMSGLQPGNENVLYACPMMCIPPRESPGLCPVCGMELFAVPKGDHDHDGEPPRIELTEAADVMAEVELAPVEKKFVSVRVKTFGQVVASPDSFVAGDPKGLMARLFVYESDFPKIRLGQEVTFVTDAYPGVTFKGSIAFIGLVNDAYTRTFNVGAIFEDTQNLLIPGMIVRADIKTVVTGRGGVADVNAPLSLAPTVIPSSAPLITGERAVVYVAVPGLDRTYEGREVVLGPRAEDYYIVFSGLEPGEMVVAKGAFKIDSALQIQARPSMMNPAAAQKRPFGE from the coding sequence ATGATGGACCAGCAAAAAACAGCAAGATCCGACACGTGGAATACGATCCGTCCTTTTTTTAAGAGGCACGTCAAGGCGGCGGGCGCTCTCTGCTTGGTCCTGACATTCCTGGGAGGGTATTGGATTCGTGGGGATACGAGGCCCGAGCTGACCGCCCCCACGCCGGAGGAACTGGCGAAAATGTCCGGACTGCAACCAGGTAACGAGAACGTCCTCTATGCCTGTCCCATGATGTGCATTCCACCGCGGGAAAGTCCGGGCTTATGCCCGGTGTGCGGAATGGAGCTTTTTGCAGTGCCCAAGGGCGACCATGATCACGACGGCGAGCCGCCCAGGATCGAACTGACCGAAGCGGCAGACGTGATGGCCGAAGTGGAACTGGCGCCGGTGGAAAAGAAGTTCGTATCCGTCAGGGTGAAAACGTTCGGTCAGGTCGTGGCCAGCCCGGACAGCTTCGTGGCTGGAGACCCCAAGGGGCTGATGGCGCGGCTGTTCGTTTATGAATCGGATTTCCCCAAGATCCGGCTCGGCCAAGAGGTGACGTTCGTGACGGACGCCTATCCCGGCGTCACCTTTAAAGGCTCGATCGCTTTTATTGGTCTGGTGAACGATGCCTATACCAGGACCTTCAACGTGGGCGCCATCTTCGAAGATACGCAAAACCTTCTCATTCCCGGCATGATCGTCCGCGCCGACATCAAAACCGTGGTGACCGGTCGAGGCGGTGTAGCGGACGTAAACGCTCCCCTCAGCCTGGCGCCCACGGTGATCCCGTCTTCCGCCCCCCTGATTACCGGCGAGCGGGCGGTGGTCTATGTGGCCGTGCCGGGCCTCGATCGGACGTACGAAGGCCGGGAAGTCGTACTCGGACCCCGTGCCGAAGATTATTACATCGTTTTCTCCGGCCTGGAGCCTGGAGAGATGGTGGTGGCGAAGGGCGCGTTCAAGATCGACAGCGCTCTTCAGATTCAGGCCCGTCCCAGTATGATGAACCCGGCTGCGGCACAAAAGAGGCCTTTCGGAGAATAG
- a CDS encoding efflux RND transporter permease subunit: MSRPPGQESESPEQTELVARNWIDRIIRFCLTRPVIILLLAILAVVWGLMVAPFNWSLGGFPRSPIPSDAIPDIGENQQIVFTEWMGRSPRDVEDQVTYPLAVALMGVPNAKTVRCFSMFGFSTVYIIFDENVDFYWSRSRVLEKLNSLPPNALPAGVKPTLGPDATELGQVFWYTLEGRDEQGRPTGGWDLQELRSLQDWYVRYALLSADGVSEVGSIGGYVQEYQVDVDPDLMRAYDIGLMDVVQAVQKSNQDVSANTVEMNQVEYMIRGVAFVKSLQDLNETVITLNNGVPVLLSNVAQVTLGPAVRRGALDKGGAEVVGGVVVARYGQNPLQTIKNIRAKIDEISPGLPQKTLADGRISKLQIVPFYDRSGLIVETLNTLQDAIGLEILVTILVVIVMLLHLSSSLLIAGLLPLAVLTAFVAMKVFGVDANIVALSGIAIAIGTMVDMGIIIIENVTRHLEHATPNRNLLSVIFGAASEVGSSVVTAAATTIVSFLPVFTMEAAEGKLFRPLAFTKTFALVASILVALTIIPPLAYLLRSNLMNRWKKAWLFYEGIMYLGLVLAIWVSTTLGVIVAAVGAFYLIKPKLPPGFGPWVPLVTSILATAAVVLLLGKAWMPLGLGEGFRRNLIFIVLLLGAILTLFQLFHYFYTRILGWCLNHKKAFLSAPVAMLLLGALIWLGFNGLFGWLPNSIRSNPYVSKVSHALPGLKKEFMPPLDEGSYLYMPVTLPHASIGEVMDVLRKQDIRIQAIPEVECVVGKLGRADSPLDPAPVSMIETVVNFVPEYLRDDAGRIGTYQYDPEQVDLFRKPDGALAYAADGFPYVVPGRFIRDKEARLIPDPSGRPFRLWRPALLPDLNPGRAAWTGIRRPDDIWIAVSEAGRLPGVTAAPRLQPISARIVMLQSGISASMGVKVSGPDLETIQEVGFQIEKLLRQVPAIDPQTVIAERIIGKPYLEIHIDRKAAAQYGVSIQDIQDVIETAIGGKKATTTVEGRERYPVRIRYLRELRDRIDLLGEVVVPTPIGAQIPLKQLTKIEYVRGPQMIKNEDTFLTGYVLFEKKPEYSEVEAVDQARTYLTYEIERGEFVIPAGVSHTFVGSFENQVRAQKKLMVILPLSLFVILIILYLHFNNLITASLVFTSIGVAWASGFIMLWLYGQSWFLDFTILGNNMRDLFQVHPINLSVAVWVGFLALFGIASDDGVIMATYLDDTFAAKRPDTVQAVREATIEAGGRRVRPCLMTTATTVLALLPVLTSTGRGSDIMVPMAIPSFGGMVFGVITILVVPVLYCALQERKILKKEAEKHLMSSV; this comes from the coding sequence ATGTCCAGACCACCCGGCCAAGAATCCGAGAGCCCGGAACAAACAGAACTGGTTGCCCGCAACTGGATCGACAGGATCATTCGGTTTTGTCTGACCCGGCCGGTGATCATTCTGCTGCTTGCGATCCTTGCCGTGGTGTGGGGACTTATGGTGGCGCCCTTCAACTGGAGCCTGGGCGGTTTTCCAAGGTCGCCCATACCGTCCGACGCCATTCCGGATATTGGGGAAAACCAGCAGATCGTGTTCACCGAATGGATGGGACGCTCGCCCCGGGATGTGGAAGACCAGGTGACCTATCCCCTGGCCGTGGCCTTGATGGGTGTTCCGAACGCGAAGACGGTGCGCTGTTTTTCGATGTTCGGCTTCTCGACCGTCTACATTATTTTCGACGAGAATGTCGATTTCTATTGGAGCCGTTCCCGTGTCCTCGAGAAATTGAACAGCCTTCCACCGAACGCTCTGCCGGCCGGAGTGAAACCGACCTTGGGCCCCGACGCCACCGAACTGGGACAAGTGTTCTGGTATACCTTGGAGGGGCGGGATGAACAGGGCCGTCCGACGGGAGGCTGGGATCTGCAGGAGTTGCGCAGCTTACAGGACTGGTACGTCCGGTATGCTCTTCTCTCCGCCGACGGTGTCAGTGAAGTGGGGTCGATCGGCGGGTACGTCCAGGAATACCAGGTGGACGTGGACCCCGACTTGATGAGGGCATATGACATCGGCCTCATGGACGTGGTTCAGGCCGTGCAGAAGTCCAATCAAGACGTCAGCGCCAACACGGTCGAAATGAACCAAGTCGAGTATATGATCAGGGGCGTGGCCTTCGTCAAGTCGCTCCAGGATCTGAACGAGACCGTCATCACCCTGAACAATGGAGTACCTGTCCTGCTCAGCAACGTGGCCCAGGTAACACTCGGACCTGCGGTGCGGAGAGGCGCCCTGGATAAGGGCGGGGCCGAGGTGGTCGGCGGGGTGGTCGTGGCCCGATACGGACAGAACCCTCTACAGACGATCAAGAACATACGGGCCAAAATCGATGAAATTTCACCCGGATTGCCGCAGAAGACACTGGCCGACGGACGGATCAGCAAGCTGCAGATCGTTCCGTTCTATGACCGCTCAGGCCTGATCGTCGAAACACTGAACACCCTGCAGGATGCGATCGGTCTGGAAATACTGGTGACGATTCTGGTCGTGATCGTCATGCTGCTCCACCTGTCCAGCTCACTGCTGATTGCCGGCCTGCTTCCTCTGGCGGTCCTGACGGCTTTCGTGGCCATGAAGGTATTTGGTGTCGACGCAAACATTGTGGCCCTGTCCGGCATCGCCATCGCCATCGGCACCATGGTGGACATGGGCATCATCATTATAGAGAACGTTACACGGCATCTGGAACATGCAACGCCGAACAGGAATCTATTGTCGGTCATTTTCGGGGCTGCAAGCGAAGTGGGCAGCTCGGTGGTCACCGCAGCGGCCACGACCATCGTCAGTTTTCTGCCCGTATTCACCATGGAAGCGGCCGAGGGGAAGCTCTTCCGCCCTCTTGCCTTCACCAAAACCTTCGCACTCGTCGCTTCCATATTGGTGGCGTTGACGATCATCCCGCCGCTGGCCTATCTCCTTCGCAGCAATCTCATGAACAGGTGGAAGAAGGCCTGGTTGTTCTACGAGGGAATCATGTACCTGGGCCTGGTGCTGGCCATCTGGGTGAGCACGACCCTGGGCGTGATCGTGGCGGCGGTCGGGGCTTTTTACCTGATCAAGCCCAAGCTTCCTCCGGGATTTGGCCCATGGGTCCCTCTCGTCACCTCGATCCTCGCCACAGCCGCAGTGGTTTTGCTGCTGGGTAAAGCCTGGATGCCCCTCGGCCTGGGCGAAGGCTTCCGGCGGAATCTGATTTTCATCGTATTGCTTCTGGGCGCCATCCTGACCTTGTTTCAACTCTTTCACTATTTCTACACGCGCATACTCGGATGGTGCCTGAACCATAAGAAGGCCTTTCTGTCGGCTCCAGTGGCGATGCTCCTGTTAGGCGCGTTGATTTGGCTTGGCTTTAACGGTCTTTTCGGCTGGCTTCCCAATTCGATCCGGAGCAATCCATACGTCTCCAAGGTCTCACATGCCTTGCCGGGATTGAAAAAAGAGTTCATGCCCCCGCTCGACGAGGGTTCGTACCTGTATATGCCTGTCACCTTGCCGCACGCATCCATCGGCGAGGTGATGGACGTCCTGAGAAAGCAGGACATACGGATTCAAGCTATACCGGAAGTGGAGTGCGTGGTGGGAAAGTTGGGACGAGCGGACAGTCCTTTGGATCCGGCGCCGGTGTCCATGATAGAGACCGTGGTCAATTTCGTCCCGGAATACTTACGGGACGATGCCGGCCGAATCGGCACCTACCAGTACGATCCGGAGCAAGTTGATCTTTTCCGCAAACCGGACGGCGCCTTGGCTTACGCGGCGGATGGATTTCCGTACGTAGTCCCCGGCCGTTTCATCCGCGATAAGGAGGCGCGCTTGATTCCGGATCCCTCGGGACGTCCCTTCCGCCTCTGGCGTCCGGCATTACTGCCCGACCTCAACCCGGGCCGGGCGGCCTGGACGGGCATCCGCCGACCCGACGACATTTGGATCGCCGTCTCCGAAGCCGGCCGCCTGCCCGGTGTAACAGCAGCACCGAGGCTCCAGCCGATATCCGCTCGCATCGTCATGCTGCAAAGCGGCATCAGCGCCAGCATGGGCGTCAAGGTGAGCGGCCCCGACTTGGAAACCATCCAGGAAGTGGGATTCCAGATCGAGAAGCTTCTCCGCCAGGTTCCGGCGATCGATCCTCAGACGGTGATCGCGGAACGAATCATCGGAAAGCCCTACCTGGAAATCCACATCGACCGGAAAGCCGCGGCCCAGTACGGTGTTTCAATCCAGGACATTCAGGACGTGATCGAAACCGCCATCGGCGGCAAGAAGGCCACGACCACCGTGGAAGGCCGGGAACGCTACCCGGTGCGGATCCGATATCTGAGAGAGCTTCGCGATCGAATCGACCTGTTGGGCGAGGTTGTGGTCCCGACGCCGATCGGCGCCCAGATCCCGCTCAAGCAGCTGACGAAAATCGAGTACGTGCGCGGCCCCCAGATGATCAAGAACGAGGATACGTTTCTGACGGGATATGTATTGTTCGAAAAGAAACCGGAATACTCTGAAGTGGAGGCGGTGGATCAAGCTCGAACCTACCTGACTTATGAGATAGAGAGGGGAGAGTTCGTCATTCCGGCCGGCGTCAGCCACACTTTCGTGGGATCCTTCGAGAACCAGGTGCGGGCACAGAAAAAGCTAATGGTGATTCTGCCCTTGTCCCTGTTCGTCATCCTCATCATCCTTTACCTGCATTTCAACAATCTGATCACCGCCTCCCTGGTGTTTACAAGCATCGGAGTGGCTTGGGCCAGTGGTTTCATCATGCTCTGGCTCTACGGACAGAGTTGGTTCCTGGATTTCACGATTCTAGGGAACAACATGCGGGATCTTTTCCAGGTTCATCCCATCAACCTGAGCGTGGCCGTATGGGTGGGGTTCCTCGCCCTCTTCGGAATTGCGTCGGACGACGGCGTGATCATGGCCACCTATCTGGACGACACCTTCGCCGCGAAGCGGCCGGACACCGTTCAGGCTGTTCGCGAAGCAACCATCGAGGCCGGGGGCAGACGCGTGCGACCGTGCCTTATGACCACGGCAACCACCGTACTGGCCTTGTTGCCCGTGCTGACATCCACTGGGCGCGGGTCGGACATTATGGTGCCAATGGCCATCCCATCCTTCGGGGGAATGGTATTCGGGGTGATCACGATTCTGGTTGTGCCCGTGCTGTATTGCGCCCTGCAGGAACGAAAGATCCTCAAGAAAGAAGCGGAAAAGCATCTGATGAGCAGCGTTTGA
- a CDS encoding formylmethanofuran dehydrogenase subunit E family protein, translated as MRLTYLHDFEETVLSGLTLSEALDKIEGFHGSVAPGILIGGLMIDLAQELVGDSILYNAVVETPYCLPDAVQIFTPCTMGNNWLKVVDYGRFAVTLYNKDSGKGIRVWVDLNKLEGFRDVFNWFLKRAPKKELPLDVLLPAILHAGREMLSYRNVRVFDQAWGVKKGAVGVCPACGESYPVNHGTVCRACAEGPYYCASEEQEPLQ; from the coding sequence ATGCGGCTTACGTATCTACACGATTTTGAAGAAACGGTTCTAAGCGGACTAACGCTCTCAGAGGCTTTGGATAAGATCGAAGGTTTTCACGGAAGTGTGGCTCCCGGCATTCTCATCGGAGGCCTGATGATCGATTTGGCCCAGGAGTTGGTCGGTGACTCGATACTATATAACGCGGTTGTGGAAACGCCCTACTGCCTGCCGGACGCCGTGCAGATTTTCACTCCGTGCACAATGGGAAACAACTGGCTTAAGGTGGTGGACTACGGACGGTTTGCAGTAACCCTATACAACAAAGACAGCGGCAAGGGTATTCGCGTTTGGGTCGATTTGAACAAGCTCGAAGGCTTTCGGGATGTGTTCAATTGGTTTCTGAAGCGGGCGCCCAAAAAGGAGCTGCCTCTCGATGTGTTGTTGCCTGCCATACTGCACGCAGGAAGAGAGATGCTCTCCTATCGAAACGTGCGGGTATTCGACCAGGCCTGGGGCGTCAAGAAAGGAGCTGTCGGTGTGTGCCCGGCATGCGGAGAATCCTACCCGGTGAACCACGGAACGGTCTGTCGTGCCTGCGCGGAAGGCCCCTACTACTGCGCATCAGAGGAACAGGAGCCTTTACAGTGA